In the genome of Palleronia sp. LCG004, the window TTTCCCATCGTGTTCAGAAGCGCCGTGACGCCTTGCGGGCGGCCGGGTTGCGACCTGTGCAGATCTGGGTGCCTGACACCCGCCACCCCGGCTTTGCCGATGAGTGCCGCCGTCAGGCGTTGCTCATCGCGGAGTCCGACCGGGCCGACGCCGCCCTGGGCGATTTCATGGATGCTGCCTTGGTCGACGTGGACGGCTGGGAGTGAAGCGGGGCGATCTGGTCACGGTCGCCCTGCAGGGCGATCACGGCAAACCGCGGCCCGCTCTGGTCATCCAGTCCGATCGCTTCCCCGACACGGCGACCACGACGGTTCTGCTGGTTACGTCCACGCTTCTGGATGCTCCCTTGGTGCGGATGACCATCGAGCCGTCTCCGGAAAACGGACTGCGCGCGACCTCCCAGATCATGATCGATAAGACGATGACCGTCCGCACCGACAAGCTGGGGGCCGCGTTCGGCCAAGTTGGTGATACCGCGATGCTGCAAGTGAGCCGGTCCTTGGCGCTGTTCCTGGGGATTGCCGGGTAGCCGCGACCCTCTCGAAAACCCGTGCTTTTGCCAGACCCGCTTTTTAGCCCCGTAGAGGCCCATCCTCGGCTCAGGCACCCTCGGGGAGCGAGAAGGGCCGCACCCGTCTCTCAGAGGCGCTGTGCGGACCGCTGGAGGCTTTGAGGGAGGCAAGCAGAGCGTCACTCTCCGTGAGCGCATCCATCGCCCGGCACCGCTAAATTCGAATGTTCTACATTTGAATATATCCTGCCATTGACTTCGCCCGCCATTGACTTCGCCCGCGCCACAGCCTCGGTGGAATGGATCTGCTCTAGCCACTTGCGAAGGCGACTGCGTCTGGTCCCGGCGACCGGCCAGAAGCCCGGCCACGGAGATGTCCTCGTCCAGATCCTCCCAGTGCAGGCCCTTGCCGCGTCCGATCAGTTTCCACCGCGACCGCTGGCCAGGTGTGCCCTGCAGGAGGCGGGGAAACCACGCCAGAGGCACGGTCAGTTCTCGGCCATCTTCCAGCACAACCCGGAACGCGTCTTCCGCGAAGGACACGTTCACCGCCACCGGGTCGATCTCGAAGATGAGTGTTTGCATCTGTCTGACCTCGCACTGGATCTAACGGCCGGGCAATGCCCGACCGCCGAAACCGGCGGTTTCGTCTGAGTGTCGGGTGTCGAGTGTCGCGTGTCGCTTCGCTCCCCTCGACACCCGACACTGACACTGTACCCCTTCGCGACAACATCCCGGAGGGCTGAAGACAACATCCCGGAGGGTTCGCGACAACATCCCGGAGGGGTTCGACAACACAATTGACGACAACGTCATGACAAAATAGCGTTGTCGAATGAGGGAAGTTACTGTGCCATCCAGCGTCGTCGCGCTTCGATCTGAACAGCCGTTAGCCCCGGCTATGGTATCAGCAGTCTGGGAAATCGCAGACGCCCTCGATGAACAGCGCATTCCCGCCTCGGTAGCTAATGCCGTCTGGCTCAACGTGCCGACAAAACGTCTGCGCGGAGAAGGGTCGAGAGCCGACAATGTCTGGCTCCGCGAATGTCTGGATCGCCTACGAAGCTGCCGATGACCCGACTTGCGCCTGCGGACTGTAGGACTAACATCGGGTAGAGTTTGAATGGCTGAAAACCCGATGAAGTCTGCGGACCGAACCATCTGAATAACTCCCTGTGCGATAGCGCAGGGGAACAGCGTGCCGCCACTGGCGG includes:
- a CDS encoding antitoxin MazE family protein, with protein sequence MPTPVSHRVQKRRDALRAAGLRPVQIWVPDTRHPGFADECRRQALLIAESDRADAALGDFMDAALVDVDGWE
- a CDS encoding type II toxin-antitoxin system PemK/MazF family toxin, giving the protein MKRGDLVTVALQGDHGKPRPALVIQSDRFPDTATTTVLLVTSTLLDAPLVRMTIEPSPENGLRATSQIMIDKTMTVRTDKLGAAFGQVGDTAMLQVSRSLALFLGIAG